Genomic segment of Myxococcus stipitatus:
GTCACGTGCGTGAACTTCCTCTCGGAGTGGTTCAAGGTCCGCGTCCAGCGCTCGGGAAAGGTGTACGAGCAGTCCTACGCGCAGGGCGTCTCCCAGGGGGCGCCGCAGGTGGTGGGCACCACCGACAAGCGCGGCACGCTCATCGCCTTCAAGCCGGACCCGACGGTGATGGAGCTGGTGGACTTCAACTTCGAGACGCTCAGCCAGCGTCTGCGCGAGCTGGCGTTCCTCAACGCCGGCCTGCACATCACCATCAGCGACGAGCGCACGAACAAGGAGCACGACTTCAAGTTCGACGGCGGCATCTCCTCGTTCGTGGAGTACCTGAACAAGTCGAAGACGGTGCTGCACGACAAGCCCATCGCCTTCACGGTGGAGAAGGACGGCGTGTCGCTGGAGCTGGCCATGCAGTGGAACGATGGCTACGACGAGCGCATCTACACGTTCGCCAACAACATCAACACCCACGAGGGTGGCAGCCACCTGTCCGGCTTCAAGTCGGCGCTCACGCGCACGCTCAACAGCTACGCGGAGAAGAGCGGCATCTGGAAGGACCTGAAGGAGACGCCCACGGGTGAGGACGCCCGGGAAGGCCTGTCCGCGGTCATCTCCGTGAAGCTGCCCAACCCCCAGTTCGAGGGGCAGACGAAGACGAAGCTGGGCAACAGCGAGGTGAAGGGCCTGGTCGAGCAGATGGTGAACGACCAGCTGGCCACCTTCCTGGAAGAGACGCCGATGGTGGGCAAGAAGGTCATCGCGAAGATTGGCGATGCCTGCCGGGCCCGCATCGCGGCGCGCAAGGCGCGTGAGACGGTGCGCCGCAAGGGCGTGCTGGACGGTGGCGGCCTCCCCGGGAAGCTGGCGGACTGCCAGAGCCGCGACCCGCACGAGAGCGAGCTCTACATCGTCGAGGGTGACTCCGCAGGTGGCTCCGCGAAGCAGGGCCGGGACCGGCGCAACCAGGCCATCCTCCCCTTGCGCGGAAAGATTTTGAACGTCGAGAAGGCGCGCTTCGAGAAGATGCTCACCAGTGCCGAAATCGTCACGCTCATCACCGCGCTGGGCACGGGCATCGGCGCGGAGGACTACAACCCGGAGAAGGCGCGCTACCACCGCATCATCCTGATGACGGACGCCGACGTGGACGGCAGCCACATCCGCACGCTGCTGCTCACGTTCTTCTTCCGCCAGATGCCGGAGCTCTTGCAGAAGGGCTACCTCTACATCGCGCAGCCGCCGCTCTACAAAGTCACGCGCAACAAGAAGGACAAGTACGTCAAGGACCAGCGCGCGCTGGACGAGTACCTGCTGGGCATCGCCACCGAGCACGGCCGCGTGCTGACGCCCTCGGGCGAGGTGGGCGGCGCCGACCTGAAGATGCTCCTCGAGAAGGTGATTACGTACGAGGAGCGGCTGGAGAAGCAGGCCAAGCGCCGCGACGCGCGGGTGGTGGACGCGGTGGTGCAGGGCGCTCGGCTGACGGCGGAGATGCTGGGCGACGAGGTGGCGCTGGCGACGGCGGTGAAGGGCGCGCTCGCGGAGTTCGAGCGGCGCATGCCGGACGTGCTGGGCCGCGTGTCTCACGAGGTGGTGAGCGACTCCGAGCACCAGACGAAGAAGCTGGTGTTCCAGACGGATGTGAACGGCGCCATGCGGCAGACGGTGTTCGACCACGCCTTCCTGTCGTCGCCGGAGTACGTGGAGCTGACGTCGCTGCGCGATGCCTTCAAGGCGCTGGGTGACGCGCCGTACAAGGTGAAGGTGGATGGCGGGTACGTGACGGCGTACTCCGCGCAGGAAGTCCACGCGGCGCTCCGCAAGGACGCGCAGAAGGGCCTGGGCCTGCAGCGCTACAAGGGTCTGGGCGAGATGAACCCGGAGCAGCTCTGGGACACGACGATGAATCCGCTCACGCGCACGCTGCTCCAGGTGCGGGTGGAGGACGCGGTGGAGAGCGACGAAATCTTCTCGCTGCTGATGGGCGAGGCGGTGGAGCCGCGCCGCGAGTTCATCGAGCGCAACGCGCTGGACGTGCAGAACCTGGACATCTGAGCGGAGCGTTCGCCGGGCCATGGCGCCTGGCGGGCCTTCTCGACGGGGCGCGGTGCCATCAGGGCGCCGCGCCTCGTTTCGTTTCAGGGGCCTGGATTGACTGCGCGGTGGATTCGAGGGACGCAGGGGCGCATGTACATCCCCCGCCACTTCGAGGAGCGCGACGCGCAGCGGCTCCTGTCGCTGATGAGCCGCCACTCCTTCGCCGTGCTGGTGACGGTGGGCGAGGACGGCGCGCCCTTCGCCACGCACCTGCCCTTCCTCGTGGAGCGCGACGCGGCGGGCGACGTCCGGCTGAGGGCGCACATGGCGCTGCCCAACCCCCAGTGGCGCGCGTTCCCCGCGGAGCGGGACGCGATGGTCATCTTCCAGGGGCCGCATGCCTATGTGTCGCCCCGGTGGTACGCGACGTCGCCGCAGGTGCCCACGTGGAACTACGCCACGGTGCACGCCTACGGACGCCCCCAGGTCATCACCTCGCGGGACGAGACGCTGCACATCCTCCGCGCGTCCGCCGCCAGCTACGAGCCCGACAGCGAAGTCGCCTGGCGCCCGGAGCAGGCCGACGCCTACGTGGAGCGGTTGATGGGAGGCATCGTCGCCTTCGAGCTGCGGGTGACGCGGCTGGAGGGCAAGTTCAAGCTGAGCCAGAACAAGAGCTTGGCGGACCGGGAGGGCGTCATCGCGGCACTGGAGCGAAGTGGCCAGCCGGGCGACGCGGAGCTGGCGGCGCTGATGCGCGCGTGCGCGCCGTGAGCCCGCGCGGAAAAGACTCGTGGGCCCGGTGCCCATCCTCGGCCCCGCGCCCACGTGCCTTTCCCGTCTTGTCGAGCCGGCCGAGGAGCTTCGCGGCCCCATGAGCCCTTACGGCGGGAACCCGTCATCGCCTCGCCCACTCGCCTGCCCACCCTGAGAGGGTCGACCCTGTGAGGGGTGCGACAACGGAAGGTTAGGCACCCGGGGGCCCACGTGGGGCGGGCCTCCGGGCGAGAGGTGCTGGTGGAGGCTCGTGGAGCAAGCGGGCCGGAGGGCTCGTCCGGTTGCCTGTCCATGGGCGGCACCTAGCGGCGCGAGCCTCGGAGGGCGGCGGCGCGCTCTTTTCGGGACAGCGACGTGGTGTCCACGATGTCCATCTCGAGCGCGCCCTGGTTGTCGCCCTTCGTCGCGTCCGGGAAGAAGCAGCGCAGGTCCTCGGCGCCGGTGATCTGGTAGCGCTTGCCCGTCTCGAGGATGCGGTGCGTGGCGCGGACCGACGCGGGAGAGGTGCCTCGCTCCACGCACAGCACCTGGTGCACGCGGCCATGGGCTCCCGTGCGCAGCTCCGCGATGTCGTCCCGCACGGTGAACAGGTACGTGGCGCGCGGGTTGAGGCCGCGCAGCAGCACCTGCTGCTCGGGCCGGAGCTGCACGGCGTGCTGCTGCGCATCGAACATGAGCGAGCGCGGCGGCACGTAGGCGGACTGACGGATGACGACGTGGATGGAGCCGCTGTTGTCCTCGGGCCCCGTCTCATCCACCGCGAAGACGTACAGCTTGCGCGCGTTCTTGATGGTGCGCGCCGACGCGCTCAAGAGGCCGAAGCTGCTGTCGGCGGGGCCATCCCCCTCGATGAAGTAGGCCAGCGTGCCGGAGGTGGTGCCCTTGCCCTCGCCGAGCGACGCGGTGCCCTGCGTCCACACGGAGTACGCGACGTTGGGGTTCAGGTCGATGGAGGCGGTGATGTACTCGGGGATGAGCGCCGCGTTGTACATGGGGCGCACCACCAGGAGCCGCGTCGGGTAGTCCACCTCGAGGAACTCGCGCTCCGCGTCGCTCATCTGCTTGGCGCGCTCCACCAGGGGGACGGGGTCCTCGCTCGGCTCGGCGTCCGCGCTGGCCGCGTCCTCGCTGGCGGGGGCACCCGCGTCCTCGGCTGGAGCCGGCTGGACGGCCTTGGCTTCGACGACCGTGGCTTCCGTCGCCGTGCCGGTGGCGACCGCGGCCACGACGGCTGGCGGCGTCACGGGTGGAGGCGTGGCGGGCGGAGGAGGGGCGGGCGGAGGTGTGGCGGGCTCGGCGGCTGGCACGGGCTGGAGCTCCGCCTTCAAGGGCTCCAGCATCATGGAGACGGGCGTGAAGCGCCGCGTCCACGCGAGGTGTCCAGGCAGCGTGAGCACCAGGGTGTTGGCCTCGCCGACGAGGATTCCCTCCACCATGAGGGGCGTCTTGCCGGCGACGTCGCGGCCGTTGAGCTTCACCTTGGCGCCCTCGGGCGTGGAGGTGACCCACAGCGTGGCGGCGTTGGCGGCGCCGGTGTCGGGCGTGTCCGACTTGAAGACGAAGGAGGAGAGGAGCGCGAGGAACAGCGCGACGGCGGCCGCGCCGAAGACGTAGAGGCTCATCGTCTTCACGGCCTTCTGCTGCCGGGCCCGCTGCTCCGCTGCTTCCTTCGCGAGCGTCTCTCGCGCTTCATCCGCCGTCGTGCGGTGGCCCGTGCCCGTGGGCGTGCGTCCCAGGGCCGAGGACACGGGCTGCGTCGTCGCGGACTGCGCGGTGACGACGGGGTTCTCCACGGGCGTGTCCCGAGGCGCGGCCAGCGTGGCCATGGCCGAGGGGACTTCGGTGGGAATCAGCGCCTGGCTCAGGTCGCTCGAGTCGGTGTCGGGCTCTTCCGGCAGCTCCGGTACGGGAGGCTCGAGGCGCTCGCTGGTGGGCAGCTTGCGGCCCACGCTGGAGACCTCCGTGCGAGGCAGGCCCGTGTTCGTCACGCGGCGCAGGTTCCCCGAGCTCGTCACCTTGCGGAGGGAGGGATTGCTCACCGAGGACCGGCGCGCTGCGTCGGTGGGGGGCTTCGCGCCGCCGTCGCTCCCGGGCTTGGAGCGCAGGCCGGGGTTGGAGGGGCGCAGGGGGCGCGCGCGGGACTGCGAGGACTCGCCCGCGCTCGCCTGCCAGAAGGCCACCTGCTCCAGGAAGGCGGGGGTGACCTCCGCCTTGCGGCCCTCCGCCGTGAGCTCCTCGGCGAAGAGGTAGGCCATGAGCTGCGACAGCTCGGACGGCGTGAAGCGGGGGTTGTCGCGGTAGAGCAGCTCCACCAGCGACGCGCTCAGCTCCTTGGCGGTCTGGAAGCGCTCGTCGCGGTCCACGGCCATCGCGTGGGCGATGACGTTCTCCAGGTCCTGCGTCATCGACGGGTTGAGCGCCGTGGGCGGCAGGCAGTCGCCCTGGAGGATGCGGGGCAGGACGGTGACGAACTCGCCCTCGTAGGGGCGCTTGCCGCAGACCATCTCGTAGAGGACGACGCCCGCGGCGTACACGTCCGTGCGGGCATCCAGGTCCTGGCGTCCCTGCGCCTGCTCCGGGGCGAAGTAGGGGTACTTGCCCTTGAGGGTGCCCGGCGACGTCTTGGCCTCCACGGCGCTGGTGGCCTTGGCGATGCCGAAGTCGATGACCTTGACCTCTCCCTCGTAGGAGATGAGGACGTTGTCCGGCGAGACGTCGCGGTGGACCAGGCCCATCTCCAGGCCGTCCTCGCCCACGTGGCGATGCGCGTAGTCCAGGCCGTCGCACAGCTTGCTGGCCACGTGCAGCGCCAGGCTCTCCGGGAAGAAGCCCATGCCCATGCGCTGCGCGCGGCGGAGGACCTTGGAGAGCGGCTGGCCCTGCACCAGCTCCATGGCGATGAAGTACTGCCCGTCCACCTCTCCAAAGTCGAAAATCTGGGCGATGTTGCTGTGGCTCATGCTCGCCACCAGCCGCGCCTCGCCGATGAACATCTCGACGAAGTCCTCATCGTCCACGAAGTGGGGGAGGATCTGCTTGATGACGCAGGGCTTCGTGACGCCCGCTGCTCCCGTCATCCGCGCGCGGTAGGTCACCGCCATTCCGCCGGCGGCGATTTTCGAGAGAAGAACGTATTTGCCGAATGTCTGGGGAGTGGGTTCCGCCACGATCAAAAGGCCAGCGCTGGATGTTGGGAAAAAGCGAGCATACTCCTCTTCCATTGAAAGTCCCGGAGACGGCTCGCGTCTCATGCGAAGTTTCTGGTGAGTTCGAATTCGAACCCCTCCCGCGGGGGCCGTTCTCGCTCTGAGGCGCCGCGAATCTCAGAATGATTCGTCAATGGGCATGGATTATCCGGGGTCCGGGGGATTGGCCCTGGGGGCTGCTTGTGATTCCAGGGGGTTGTCAGAGGCCGGAGAGGTGCTGCCGGGTTCCTTCACATTTCTTCACGGTCGGCCGCGGTGCATGTGGAGAAAGGGCGGTTATCTAGGCGGACGCGGCCACGGGCCGCGGGGTGAGGGCGGTCGCGCTTTCCCCAGAGAAAGAGGGAGACCGATGGAGTCCGAGCAGTCCAGGCGCTCGTGGCCCTTCGCCGGGGTGGTGCTGTGGATGTGCCTCGCGCTGCCCGCCCCCGCCCTGGCTCAGGACGAGGGGGCGCGGTTGTCCGCCCTGGAGCTGCTGATCCGCAGCCCCCAGCTGGGCGGGAGCGACATCCCGCGTGACCTGCCAGGTCCTGGCGGGGCGGAGGGCTCGGCGCTGCTGCCCGCGACCGCTGCGTCGGGCTCGACGGGGCTCGAGGTGCCGGGCACGCCGGCGACGTTCCGGGCGTTGAGCGCGTCCGAGCCGATGCGGTCCGGTGCCTCCGACGGTGCTCCGCTCACCCTCCTGGCGGAGTCCTCGCCGTCGGGTACGTCACGCTCCTTCCAGGTGTTGCCGGCGGTGGTCGCCGTCGTGCCGGGCCTGCTCTTCCACGGGCTCGCGCCCGCGATTGCCGGAGATGGACAGACGGCGAGGCGCTTGTTCGCGATGGAGGGCGCGGGCCTGGGACTCATCGCGCTCGGCGGTGTGCCCATCGCGCTCACGGGGGCCTCGCGGCGCACGATTGCTCCGCTGTACGCGGTGACGCTGGCGGGCTTCAGCGTGTTTGGCATCTCGGCGCTCGCCAACCTGTACTCGGTGGTCTCTCCCGCGTTCGACCCGGGAGTCCCCGCGCCGTCACTGCCTCCGCTCGAGCTGGAGATGGGCTACCAGTACGTGAGCGACACCTCGTTCGACTACGACCACTTCGTCTCGCTGGGCGCGGTGGCGCGGCTGGACTCGCTGAAGCTGGAGGCTGGCGCGCGGCTGGCTCCGGAAGATGGCAACGCGCAGGTGCGGTTCGGCGGGGCCTATCGTCTGCTCGGCGCCCCGGAGCAGCGGCGAGGCGACACGGATGGCTCGTCGCTGGACGCGGAGCTCTTCGGCCTCTACCACCGCTACCCGACGGAGGGCTTCATCGTCATCGGCGGAGACCTGGGCCTGCGAGGCCGCTTCGCCATGTCCCGGGTGAGCCCGTCACTGGCCGGCTCCTTCGCGGAGGCGAGCATCGGCATGTCCCTGCAGGGCTACAGCTATCCAGGCCCGGTGAGCGACGGGAACCTGCATGAGCAGCTCCTCTACAGCTTCGGCTACGGCGTGTGGCTGGGACGTGGCGGACCGTTCAAGGGCGAGGCGATGCTCTTCTACGACCACCGCAAGGACGGCTTCGCGGGCGGGCTGCGCACATTCGGTGGAGGGG
This window contains:
- the gyrB gene encoding DNA topoisomerase (ATP-hydrolyzing) subunit B, which translates into the protein MEKTPATGAAVAPPPGDYGTDSITKLEGLEAVRKRPGMYIGDTMTYGLHKLVYEVVDNAVDEALAGHCTDINVVIHVDGSLSVQDNGRGIPVGPHPDPKFKGKDTLEVVLTELHAGSKFGNGAYKVSGGLHGVGVTCVNFLSEWFKVRVQRSGKVYEQSYAQGVSQGAPQVVGTTDKRGTLIAFKPDPTVMELVDFNFETLSQRLRELAFLNAGLHITISDERTNKEHDFKFDGGISSFVEYLNKSKTVLHDKPIAFTVEKDGVSLELAMQWNDGYDERIYTFANNINTHEGGSHLSGFKSALTRTLNSYAEKSGIWKDLKETPTGEDAREGLSAVISVKLPNPQFEGQTKTKLGNSEVKGLVEQMVNDQLATFLEETPMVGKKVIAKIGDACRARIAARKARETVRRKGVLDGGGLPGKLADCQSRDPHESELYIVEGDSAGGSAKQGRDRRNQAILPLRGKILNVEKARFEKMLTSAEIVTLITALGTGIGAEDYNPEKARYHRIILMTDADVDGSHIRTLLLTFFFRQMPELLQKGYLYIAQPPLYKVTRNKKDKYVKDQRALDEYLLGIATEHGRVLTPSGEVGGADLKMLLEKVITYEERLEKQAKRRDARVVDAVVQGARLTAEMLGDEVALATAVKGALAEFERRMPDVLGRVSHEVVSDSEHQTKKLVFQTDVNGAMRQTVFDHAFLSSPEYVELTSLRDAFKALGDAPYKVKVDGGYVTAYSAQEVHAALRKDAQKGLGLQRYKGLGEMNPEQLWDTTMNPLTRTLLQVRVEDAVESDEIFSLLMGEAVEPRREFIERNALDVQNLDI
- a CDS encoding FMN-binding negative transcriptional regulator; translated protein: MYIPRHFEERDAQRLLSLMSRHSFAVLVTVGEDGAPFATHLPFLVERDAAGDVRLRAHMALPNPQWRAFPAERDAMVIFQGPHAYVSPRWYATSPQVPTWNYATVHAYGRPQVITSRDETLHILRASAASYEPDSEVAWRPEQADAYVERLMGGIVAFELRVTRLEGKFKLSQNKSLADREGVIAALERSGQPGDAELAALMRACAP
- a CDS encoding protein kinase domain-containing protein, producing the protein MAEPTPQTFGKYVLLSKIAAGGMAVTYRARMTGAAGVTKPCVIKQILPHFVDDEDFVEMFIGEARLVASMSHSNIAQIFDFGEVDGQYFIAMELVQGQPLSKVLRRAQRMGMGFFPESLALHVASKLCDGLDYAHRHVGEDGLEMGLVHRDVSPDNVLISYEGEVKVIDFGIAKATSAVEAKTSPGTLKGKYPYFAPEQAQGRQDLDARTDVYAAGVVLYEMVCGKRPYEGEFVTVLPRILQGDCLPPTALNPSMTQDLENVIAHAMAVDRDERFQTAKELSASLVELLYRDNPRFTPSELSQLMAYLFAEELTAEGRKAEVTPAFLEQVAFWQASAGESSQSRARPLRPSNPGLRSKPGSDGGAKPPTDAARRSSVSNPSLRKVTSSGNLRRVTNTGLPRTEVSSVGRKLPTSERLEPPVPELPEEPDTDSSDLSQALIPTEVPSAMATLAAPRDTPVENPVVTAQSATTQPVSSALGRTPTGTGHRTTADEARETLAKEAAEQRARQQKAVKTMSLYVFGAAAVALFLALLSSFVFKSDTPDTGAANAATLWVTSTPEGAKVKLNGRDVAGKTPLMVEGILVGEANTLVLTLPGHLAWTRRFTPVSMMLEPLKAELQPVPAAEPATPPPAPPPPATPPPVTPPAVVAAVATGTATEATVVEAKAVQPAPAEDAGAPASEDAASADAEPSEDPVPLVERAKQMSDAEREFLEVDYPTRLLVVRPMYNAALIPEYITASIDLNPNVAYSVWTQGTASLGEGKGTTSGTLAYFIEGDGPADSSFGLLSASARTIKNARKLYVFAVDETGPEDNSGSIHVVIRQSAYVPPRSLMFDAQQHAVQLRPEQQVLLRGLNPRATYLFTVRDDIAELRTGAHGRVHQVLCVERGTSPASVRATHRILETGKRYQITGAEDLRCFFPDATKGDNQGALEMDIVDTTSLSRKERAAALRGSRR